Below is a window of Brachyspira hampsonii DNA.
ATTACTCTTACTGAATAGAAGTAAAGTTTTATGATAAGAAAATATAGAATTACTTATATTTTCATTTTTATAATAATCTACTATATCAGCATAATATACAGGAAGATTTCTATTTAAAGAAAACTCCATATCTTTAACTTCATTTAATTCCTCATACTTTATTTCGGCATTTAATACTATATCATCGCTTAAGCTGCCTACTATAGAAGCATGCATATTATTATTATCATCAATTTCTTGTAAATTTAATTTATTATTATTAATACTGCCTGTAATTACTGATTTTTTATTTTTAGTATAATAATACCCGCTTACTTTTTTATTTTTTTCATTTACATACAAATACATATCAGCCTTTTCACCGGATATATTCCCTTCAAGCAAATAGAATTTAGATTCCTGTATTTCTGAACCATTCTTAGTTTTATCCGTTGTAATGCTTTTAGAGTTATTGCAGGAAATAATTAAAATAATAACAATTACCAAAGATAAAAACTTTTGAAACATATATAATACACCCTTAATTTTTTTACTATAACTGTTAATATATAAATTAATATCAATAAATCAATACAAATAATTAAAATTATTATAAATAATTGACTTTTTATAAAATTAATAATATCATTGATTAATTATAAATTTCTTCTAAAAAGAGGATTAAAGTATGGAAAAAGTGCAAATAGAAAATGTTGAACTCACATTATCTCACCCGGATAATTTAAATATAAAATGGACAGGACAGAATGATTTAGTAAGACAGATAATGGCTTCTTGGCATTTAATTTCAGAAGATGACATACCTCTAAATCCTAGAATTGTAGGAAAACCAGGTGCAGGAAAAACTACGCTTTCATATTATGTAGGAAAAGAGATTCTAAATAGAGATGTTTATATTTTTCAATGTACTGTGGACACAAGACCTGAAGATCTTATAATTATTCCTGTAATATCTGAAAACAATAAAATAAGCTATCATGCTTCTAGTTTGGTTACTGCTATGATTAAAGGGGGAGTAGCTATACTAGATGAAGGAAACAGAATGAGCGAAAAAACTTGGGCTTCTCTTGCTCCGCTTCTTGATGACAGAAGATATGTAGAAAGTGTAATAGCCGGAATAAAGATAAAGGCTCATCCTGATTTCAGAGTAATAGTTACTATGAATGATGATGCCAGCACTTTTGAGCTTCCTGAATATATACATTCCCGTCTTCAGCCTACTATAGAACTTCCTTTCCCTGATGTTAAAGAAGAATATGATATATTAAAGATGAATCTTCCTTTTGCTGATGATGAAATATTAAAAATCACTGTAGGTTTTTTACAAAAATCACATATTCATAATGCCTCTTTTTCTGTGAGAGATGGTATTAATATGGCCAGATATGCTATGAAACTATATAAAGGAAATATTGCAAGCAGCAGAGATACCGCATTTTTAATAGCATTAAAATCTGTACTTGGTACTGAGGGGCTTAGAATATTAAGTCTTAATATGGACGATAGAGATAATAAAGATAATAGAAGAAATATGGACGATGACGGCACTAATATCTTATAATCATACAATGCATTTTTTATATGCATTATATGATATTGATATTATCCTATTTTATGTAATTTAAAATATTCTAATTCTGAATAAACCCTTTCTGTATTATTAGCAACTTCTTTTCCTAATATGGAGCTATTATGTACTAGGGCAGAGTTTTCATGAGTGATATTATTTAGTTCATTCATAGCAAGTGCAATTTCTTTTACGCTTCCTTCTTCCTCTGAAACTGCATTATACAGATTATTTAAAACTTCTGAAACTTCATTTGCAGAAGCCTCTATATTTAAAAGTATTTCCAAAGAATGTTTAACAGATTCATCTCCTGTTTCTATTTTAGCAACTGTGTTTTCTATTATATTTGTAATCTTTCCGGCAGCATCATTAACATTTTGTGCAAGCGAACGGA
It encodes the following:
- a CDS encoding AAA family ATPase, translating into MEKVQIENVELTLSHPDNLNIKWTGQNDLVRQIMASWHLISEDDIPLNPRIVGKPGAGKTTLSYYVGKEILNRDVYIFQCTVDTRPEDLIIIPVISENNKISYHASSLVTAMIKGGVAILDEGNRMSEKTWASLAPLLDDRRYVESVIAGIKIKAHPDFRVIVTMNDDASTFELPEYIHSRLQPTIELPFPDVKEEYDILKMNLPFADDEILKITVGFLQKSHIHNASFSVRDGINMARYAMKLYKGNIASSRDTAFLIALKSVLGTEGLRILSLNMDDRDNKDNRRNMDDDGTNIL